A genomic stretch from Caulobacter sp. FWC2 includes:
- a CDS encoding TonB-dependent receptor produces the protein MSRFSKRLLISSALTVLMFGSAQASYAAPPSATEQRKTFSIPSGPLNNALLRLAQQGGVRIMFPSALVAGRSAAAINGQMSVNEALDRLLAGTDLEAQQPRPGIITLRARSVPTPRKRASVTGVAAREAAEPLRTQPAADNQEVTAVDEVVVGSHIRGVKDGPSPVIVLGREDIDRGGYATVADALTSLPQAFGGTTADDVLMVGSDPTNTNSGFSTAVNLRGLGADATLVLINGRRMAGAGLMGDFADVSMIPLSAVARIEVLTDGASALYGSDAVGGVVNVVMRDRFDGVETRARIGGSTHGDLGQYQVAQTFGKSWASGSVLLSAEFQRRNSLAASARDYTANVDLRPLGGTDHRLFYSQPGTVLTVDPVTFSLVPSYAIPSGQDGTHLTPSSFLPGQKNLANYREGSDILPTQERGSVYLAASQDIGRHVTLNAEVRYSDRRFSTTGYAPLAALTVTSKNPYFVSPNGASSNYIAYSFANDTGGTTSAGEVQSRSLTLGAKVDLPATWRLDVYGLHAEELGSYRASGLLNSTFLNEALGSTADNPATAYSAPRDGYFNPYIGTGRNNATVLAFVTQAYQLTQTVGRLDAASVSADGPLWRLPAGAIRLAVGAQVRTEGLKNTGWAWSSGLTAYRTTLRRGDRTVGSLYAELRAPLFGDAYRLPGLERLELSAAVRTEHYEGGLKSTVPKFGVIWSPLTDWTVKGTYGRSFRAPSLGELNDAQKASPTNLTVNGANVLTLLLIGGNPNLRPETATSWSAGLEYAPAAHPELRVAATLFDTKFQQRIGQPALNNLSTVLTASDLAPFRQFINPASNAADLALVQSYLQLSTSASASLYPPQAYNAIADARYVNTGTFAVRGLDLTGSYRLTAHNDPVVLSGNLSWLMSYSRQITTAAQKTELVGTAENPADLRVRASAAWTHGDLTSTLSLNHTGDLYTSAGLRLPSQTTADLQLQYVSPAKDGPLRGLNLALTVQNLFDNNPPFYDSPQAVGFDAANYDVMGRVVALQLTKTW, from the coding sequence ATGAGTCGGTTTTCCAAGCGTTTGTTGATCAGTTCGGCGTTGACGGTGCTCATGTTCGGCTCGGCGCAGGCGTCTTACGCTGCGCCGCCGTCGGCGACCGAACAGCGTAAGACCTTCTCGATCCCCTCCGGACCGCTGAACAACGCGCTGCTACGGCTGGCTCAGCAAGGCGGCGTGCGCATCATGTTCCCCAGCGCGCTAGTCGCCGGACGCTCGGCGGCGGCGATCAACGGCCAAATGTCTGTAAATGAAGCGCTCGATCGGTTGCTCGCGGGCACTGACCTTGAGGCCCAGCAGCCACGCCCCGGCATCATCACCTTGCGGGCTCGATCGGTGCCGACGCCGCGCAAGCGCGCCTCCGTGACGGGTGTCGCCGCGCGGGAGGCGGCCGAACCGCTCAGAACGCAGCCGGCGGCGGACAATCAGGAGGTCACTGCGGTGGATGAGGTTGTCGTCGGCAGCCACATTCGAGGCGTCAAGGACGGCCCTTCTCCGGTCATCGTCCTGGGTCGTGAGGATATCGACCGCGGTGGCTATGCGACCGTGGCCGACGCCCTGACGAGCCTGCCCCAAGCCTTCGGCGGTACGACGGCCGATGACGTGCTGATGGTGGGATCCGATCCAACCAACACAAACAGCGGCTTCTCCACGGCCGTGAACCTGCGCGGCCTCGGCGCAGACGCGACGCTGGTCCTGATCAACGGTCGCCGGATGGCCGGTGCGGGCCTGATGGGCGACTTCGCCGATGTGTCGATGATCCCGCTCTCGGCCGTGGCTCGCATCGAAGTGCTGACCGATGGCGCCTCGGCGCTCTATGGCTCGGACGCTGTCGGCGGCGTGGTCAATGTGGTGATGCGAGATCGCTTCGACGGCGTCGAGACCCGTGCGCGCATCGGCGGTTCGACCCACGGCGACCTTGGCCAATACCAAGTCGCTCAGACCTTTGGCAAAAGCTGGGCCAGCGGTTCCGTGCTGCTGTCTGCGGAGTTTCAGCGACGCAATAGCCTGGCCGCTTCTGCTCGCGACTATACCGCCAACGTCGATCTACGCCCGCTCGGCGGCACCGATCACCGGCTATTCTACAGCCAGCCAGGCACCGTGCTGACAGTCGATCCGGTCACCTTCTCTCTGGTGCCAAGCTACGCGATACCGTCTGGCCAGGATGGGACGCACCTCACGCCCTCCAGCTTTTTGCCAGGGCAGAAGAACCTCGCGAACTATCGCGAAGGGAGCGACATCCTGCCGACCCAGGAGCGGGGCAGCGTTTATCTCGCTGCATCTCAGGATATCGGGCGCCACGTCACGCTGAACGCGGAGGTGCGCTATAGCGACCGTCGCTTTTCCACCACCGGCTATGCGCCGCTGGCGGCCCTGACCGTCACAAGCAAGAACCCCTACTTCGTGTCGCCGAATGGCGCGTCGAGCAACTACATCGCCTACTCGTTCGCCAACGACACCGGCGGCACAACGTCGGCGGGCGAGGTGCAGAGCCGCAGCCTGACCCTGGGCGCCAAGGTCGATCTTCCAGCGACTTGGCGGCTCGACGTCTATGGGCTGCACGCCGAGGAACTGGGGTCCTATCGCGCATCCGGCTTGCTGAACTCGACCTTCCTGAATGAGGCCCTCGGCAGCACCGCCGATAATCCGGCAACCGCCTACAGCGCGCCGCGAGATGGCTATTTCAACCCGTACATCGGGACCGGGCGCAACAACGCCACGGTGCTGGCCTTCGTCACCCAGGCCTATCAGCTGACCCAAACGGTGGGTCGGCTTGATGCGGCGAGCGTATCGGCAGACGGCCCGCTTTGGCGGCTGCCGGCCGGCGCGATCCGGCTCGCGGTCGGGGCGCAGGTGCGCACCGAGGGGTTGAAGAACACCGGCTGGGCCTGGTCGTCGGGGCTGACGGCCTACCGCACCACGCTACGTCGAGGCGACCGGACGGTCGGCTCGCTTTACGCCGAGCTACGGGCGCCGTTGTTCGGTGACGCCTACCGACTCCCCGGCCTTGAGAGGCTCGAACTGTCAGCGGCAGTCCGAACCGAGCACTACGAGGGGGGCCTCAAAAGCACGGTTCCAAAGTTCGGCGTGATCTGGTCCCCGCTCACCGACTGGACGGTGAAGGGCACCTATGGGCGCTCGTTCAGAGCCCCGTCCCTGGGCGAACTGAACGATGCTCAAAAGGCCTCGCCGACCAACCTGACGGTCAATGGCGCCAATGTCCTGACGCTGCTGCTCATTGGCGGCAATCCCAATCTGCGCCCGGAAACGGCGACCTCCTGGTCGGCTGGCCTAGAGTATGCGCCCGCCGCCCACCCCGAGCTTCGGGTCGCCGCCACGCTGTTCGACACCAAGTTCCAGCAACGCATCGGCCAGCCGGCGCTCAACAACCTCTCGACCGTCCTGACAGCCAGCGACCTGGCGCCGTTCCGTCAGTTCATCAACCCGGCCAGCAACGCCGCCGACCTGGCGTTGGTGCAGTCTTACCTGCAGCTGAGCACTTCGGCATCGGCTTCGCTCTACCCGCCGCAGGCCTACAACGCGATCGCCGACGCCCGCTATGTCAACACAGGGACGTTTGCGGTGCGTGGTCTTGACCTCACCGGGAGCTATCGGCTGACGGCCCACAACGACCCCGTCGTTCTCAGCGGAAATCTCTCCTGGCTGATGTCTTACTCGCGCCAGATCACCACCGCGGCGCAAAAGACCGAACTGGTTGGGACGGCGGAAAACCCGGCCGACCTGCGGGTACGGGCTTCGGCGGCCTGGACGCATGGCGACCTGACCAGCACGCTTTCGCTCAACCACACCGGAGACCTCTACACGAGCGCCGGGCTGCGCCTCCCGAGCCAGACCACCGCCGACCTGCAACTGCAATATGTGTCGCCGGCCAAGGACGGACCGCTGCGCGGCCTGAACCTGGCGCTGACCGTCCAGAACCTCTTCGATAACAACCCGCCCTTCTATGACTCGCCCCAGGCCGTGGGTTTCGACGCCGCCAACTACGACGTCATGGGGCGCGTCGTGGCGCTGCAACTGACCAAGACCTGGTAG
- a CDS encoding prolyl oligopeptidase family serine peptidase encodes MRVFAGVALACALTATQAAAERPFTIEDQLSIQDFGRVAFSPDGRWLVAERYGRWKDAPTFDHEFLDHQTSSRIFVTDLSTDGPPRPLLAEDRKAGDTFGAFSPDGARVLVFRQKGHRREMGVAALATGAVMWSGLTADPEVWSAQVRWRNTHQVVLIARAPDAPSILLGAGWQTQARTQEAWAAMGRGEYSGVTLGAARYAGLNPPPPDYSLTLFDITTGRSRVLAVGAFFEMLISPDGRTVAVSQEGELTQPDASLPVVRFSSPHRRRRLTLVDLDTGAVKRPCPQCDLAPGTWAWSPDGKTLVAAARDRPGFDASYGYWRFDARGAAAALAPELRVNLVVGGGISNLTGQVAWLGGDPIILAKAEGGQRPDWWKITAHGPANLTGAFSPPQGRALAFDSHGVLLNSASGLVRLSPDGRARVLVPPSIAWQSARTLPGASSDQIIGKFEDGGRVMTPDGRMQSAAAVPTSARLMATSRNGYVAAIVKDAHGLKTLTVYRPKAAPRPLLTINRELADVAFAQPVPIHHEGARGAALTSWLYLPPEHKIGDDRPLIIVPYAGDRYDQPLGRFEPGSVSPLTNVQLMVAKGYAVLVPSLPVGLDDEPSAGLADAILAVVDAAHAQHPEFSPNRLAVWGHSYGGWTTLMAGAQSPRFKALIASAPTTDLVTMHSSLRLASFAVPEVYMTLTGMQGWAEGGQGRMGGPPWAALDRYVRNSPLLQADKITAPVMLIYGDMDFDPTQVAAMFESLSRQGKDVQLLFYRGEGHVVVNPANLRDLHQRAFAFLADALGPVAPPSTPKVGGGGVAASPAIRPSQ; translated from the coding sequence ATGCGAGTTTTCGCAGGGGTGGCGCTTGCCTGCGCGCTCACCGCCACCCAGGCCGCCGCCGAGCGTCCTTTCACCATCGAGGACCAGTTATCCATCCAGGACTTTGGGCGGGTCGCCTTTTCCCCGGACGGACGCTGGTTGGTCGCTGAGCGATACGGGCGCTGGAAAGACGCCCCTACGTTCGATCACGAGTTTCTCGATCATCAGACCAGCAGCCGGATCTTCGTCACCGACCTGAGCACGGACGGCCCACCGCGTCCGCTGCTCGCCGAGGACCGGAAAGCCGGCGATACATTCGGCGCCTTCTCGCCGGATGGCGCGCGGGTCTTGGTCTTTCGGCAAAAGGGACACCGGCGGGAGATGGGCGTGGCTGCCCTGGCGACCGGGGCCGTGATGTGGTCGGGGTTGACCGCCGACCCGGAGGTTTGGTCTGCTCAGGTGCGCTGGCGAAACACCCATCAGGTCGTCCTGATAGCTCGCGCGCCGGACGCGCCGTCCATACTTCTTGGCGCCGGCTGGCAAACCCAGGCGCGCACCCAGGAGGCGTGGGCGGCCATGGGCCGAGGCGAATATTCGGGTGTGACGCTTGGCGCAGCCCGGTACGCCGGCTTGAACCCGCCGCCACCCGACTACAGCCTCACTCTGTTTGACATCACGACCGGGCGGTCCCGCGTTCTGGCCGTCGGCGCCTTCTTCGAAATGCTGATCTCGCCCGATGGCAGGACCGTCGCTGTCAGCCAGGAGGGCGAGCTGACGCAGCCCGACGCTTCCCTTCCGGTGGTGCGCTTTTCCAGTCCCCACCGTCGGCGGCGCCTTACCCTGGTTGACCTCGACACCGGCGCGGTGAAGCGGCCCTGCCCCCAGTGTGATCTGGCTCCGGGGACCTGGGCCTGGTCTCCGGACGGGAAGACGCTGGTGGCGGCGGCGCGCGATCGCCCGGGCTTCGACGCCTCATACGGCTACTGGCGCTTCGACGCCCGAGGCGCGGCGGCTGCGCTGGCGCCTGAGCTGCGGGTCAATCTGGTGGTGGGCGGCGGCATTTCGAACCTGACAGGGCAAGTCGCCTGGTTGGGCGGTGACCCGATCATCCTGGCGAAGGCCGAGGGCGGGCAACGTCCTGATTGGTGGAAGATAACGGCTCATGGTCCGGCAAATCTCACAGGGGCCTTCAGCCCGCCCCAGGGTCGGGCCCTGGCCTTCGACAGCCATGGCGTCCTCCTCAACAGCGCGTCCGGGCTCGTACGCCTGTCGCCCGATGGGCGCGCCCGCGTTCTCGTCCCCCCGTCGATCGCCTGGCAGTCCGCCCGGACTCTCCCCGGCGCGTCCTCCGACCAGATCATCGGAAAATTCGAGGACGGTGGTCGGGTCATGACGCCTGACGGGCGGATGCAGTCGGCCGCTGCGGTTCCGACAAGCGCGCGGCTGATGGCGACGTCTCGCAACGGCTATGTCGCCGCGATCGTCAAGGACGCCCACGGGCTCAAGACCCTGACGGTCTATCGGCCCAAGGCCGCGCCGCGTCCGCTGCTGACCATCAACCGCGAGCTCGCCGACGTCGCCTTCGCCCAGCCCGTGCCGATCCATCATGAGGGCGCGCGTGGCGCCGCGTTGACGAGCTGGCTCTACCTGCCTCCCGAGCACAAGATCGGCGATGATCGGCCCTTGATCATCGTCCCCTATGCCGGCGACCGTTACGACCAGCCGCTAGGCCGGTTCGAGCCAGGGTCGGTCTCCCCGCTGACAAATGTCCAGCTGATGGTGGCCAAGGGCTATGCGGTCCTTGTTCCGAGCCTGCCGGTCGGCCTGGACGACGAGCCGTCGGCGGGTCTGGCCGACGCGATCTTGGCGGTCGTCGACGCCGCTCACGCCCAGCACCCGGAGTTCTCACCCAACCGGCTGGCGGTCTGGGGTCATAGCTACGGTGGCTGGACGACGCTGATGGCTGGTGCGCAGTCCCCACGCTTCAAGGCCTTGATCGCGTCGGCTCCGACGACGGACTTGGTCACCATGCACAGCAGCCTGCGGCTGGCCAGCTTTGCGGTTCCTGAAGTTTACATGACCTTGACCGGCATGCAGGGCTGGGCCGAGGGCGGTCAGGGCAGAATGGGCGGTCCGCCTTGGGCGGCGCTCGACCGCTATGTTCGAAACAGCCCGTTGCTCCAGGCCGACAAGATCACCGCGCCGGTGATGTTGATCTATGGGGACATGGATTTCGACCCGACCCAGGTGGCGGCCATGTTCGAGAGTCTGTCGCGGCAGGGCAAAGACGTCCAACTGCTTTTCTACCGCGGCGAAGGCCATGTCGTGGTCAATCCGGCGAACCTGCGCGACCTCCATCAGCGTGCGTTCGCATTCCTGGCTGACGCGTTAGGCCCGGTCGCGCCACCCTCAACACCGAAGGTCGGCGGCGGCGGCGTGGCAGCGTCGCCGGCGATACGACCCTCCCAATGA
- a CDS encoding lasso peptide isopeptide bond-forming cyclase: MGYVVLTHPPGAASLAFEEMLEALTVGGGWTLAHQSFRLAVLTESRVPPRVTPLVGRAGVAGVLVGRVFDRAATAAGAVATANLVGMAEIDPLEGCERLIQRAWGTYLGVWIGHSKAGPTILRDPSGGFEVLVWRRDDVTVVSSRPIVGRAGPVGLAIDWPRVAQIIADPISATIGPPPLTGLTQVDPGVALHGPDLRDKVVLWSPATVVRGGRGRPWPSRADLRRTVDGCVAALADGPDRMVCEISGGLDSAIVATSLAAQGLGPTATVNFYGDQPEADERRYAQAVADRIGVPLRTVRRTPFAFDAAILDVSGRDARPNFNALDATYDAGLIEALVAADAKALFTGHGGDTVFYQVAASALAADLLRGEPCEGSRLQRLEEVARRTRRSIWSLSLEALTGRASALSIEGQLLRKEAEQVRRAGPSHPWVADTLGVPVAKRRQIRALVSNLTANGATGRGERARIVHPLLAQPVVEVCLAIPAPVLSAGERERSFAREAFADRLPSLVVERRSKGEISVHLNRCLAASGPFLRDFLLGGRLAARGLVDGLELAAALEPEAIVWKDASREILTAAALEAWVRHWEGRIAGDAATPPPPTFGVEGGATGPNASARNANAR; encoded by the coding sequence ATGGGCTACGTCGTCCTCACCCACCCCCCTGGCGCCGCCTCCTTGGCGTTCGAAGAAATGCTGGAAGCGCTGACGGTCGGCGGCGGCTGGACGCTGGCCCATCAATCGTTTCGTCTGGCTGTTTTGACCGAAAGTCGGGTCCCGCCGCGCGTGACGCCGCTTGTGGGGCGCGCCGGAGTGGCCGGCGTCCTTGTCGGCCGCGTGTTTGACCGGGCGGCGACGGCGGCGGGCGCGGTTGCTACCGCCAATCTCGTCGGGATGGCTGAGATTGATCCCCTTGAGGGGTGCGAGCGGCTGATCCAACGCGCCTGGGGGACTTATCTCGGCGTCTGGATCGGTCATTCCAAGGCCGGTCCGACGATCCTTCGCGATCCGTCCGGTGGGTTCGAAGTTCTGGTCTGGCGGCGCGATGACGTCACCGTCGTCAGTTCGCGCCCGATTGTCGGCCGGGCCGGTCCGGTAGGACTGGCCATCGACTGGCCTCGGGTCGCCCAGATCATCGCCGATCCGATCAGCGCGACCATCGGTCCGCCGCCACTAACGGGCCTAACCCAGGTGGATCCGGGCGTGGCGCTGCACGGTCCTGATCTGCGGGACAAAGTCGTTCTCTGGAGCCCGGCCACCGTCGTCCGGGGCGGGCGGGGCAGGCCGTGGCCCAGCCGTGCCGACCTTCGTCGAACTGTCGATGGCTGTGTGGCGGCTCTGGCGGACGGTCCGGACCGGATGGTCTGCGAGATTTCCGGCGGCCTGGACTCGGCTATCGTCGCCACCAGCCTGGCCGCCCAGGGGCTTGGGCCGACGGCCACCGTCAACTTCTATGGCGACCAGCCTGAAGCTGACGAGCGTCGCTATGCTCAAGCGGTCGCCGACCGTATCGGCGTGCCATTGCGCACGGTCCGCCGCACGCCCTTCGCCTTTGACGCCGCGATCCTCGACGTCAGCGGCAGGGATGCCCGCCCCAACTTCAATGCTCTGGATGCGACCTACGATGCGGGTCTGATCGAGGCCTTGGTGGCAGCCGACGCCAAGGCGCTGTTCACCGGTCACGGGGGCGACACGGTCTTCTATCAAGTGGCCGCGAGCGCTTTGGCGGCGGATCTCCTGCGCGGGGAGCCGTGCGAGGGATCGCGCCTGCAGCGTCTGGAGGAGGTGGCTCGGCGAACCCGGCGTTCGATCTGGAGCCTATCGTTGGAGGCGCTGACCGGACGAGCTTCGGCCTTATCGATTGAAGGACAGCTCCTGCGGAAGGAGGCCGAGCAGGTTCGCCGAGCCGGACCGTCCCACCCTTGGGTCGCCGACACCCTTGGGGTGCCAGTGGCCAAGCGGCGGCAGATCCGGGCGCTGGTCTCCAACCTGACGGCCAACGGCGCGACGGGCCGGGGCGAGAGAGCCAGGATTGTCCATCCCTTGCTCGCTCAGCCGGTCGTCGAAGTCTGCCTTGCAATCCCTGCGCCTGTCCTCAGCGCTGGAGAACGAGAGCGCAGTTTTGCCCGAGAGGCCTTCGCCGACCGTCTGCCGAGTTTGGTCGTCGAACGGCGGTCCAAGGGTGAGATTAGCGTCCATCTCAACCGTTGCCTGGCCGCCAGCGGTCCTTTCCTTCGCGACTTCCTGCTTGGCGGCCGTTTGGCGGCGCGCGGTCTGGTCGATGGGCTCGAGTTGGCCGCCGCGCTCGAGCCCGAAGCCATTGTCTGGAAAGACGCCTCCCGGGAAATCCTGACGGCGGCCGCCCTGGAGGCCTGGGTGCGTCATTGGGAGGGTCGTATCGCCGGCGACGCTGCCACGCCGCCGCCGCCGACCTTCGGTGTTGAGGGTGGCGCGACCGGGCCTAACGCGTCAGCCAGGAATGCGAACGCACGCTGA
- a CDS encoding lasso peptide biosynthesis B2 protein — protein sequence MGYWLSAGVHAVMIDDDAVFLDVASNAYFCLPGIGSVLSLEGRALKAASEGLADDLVGAGLAATAPTSEPASSAMVPRRTARAVIETLDPSQRRRPKAGHWLKAISAGFASRAAERRPFADRLPPLSARKTPDAGTTLLADLDAFRQLQPWLPFDGACLFRSHLLRNYLTSLGHEVDWIFGVRTWPFAAHCWLQVGDLALDDEAERLVAYHPIMVR from the coding sequence ATGGGATACTGGCTGAGCGCCGGCGTGCATGCTGTGATGATCGACGACGACGCCGTCTTCCTCGACGTCGCCAGCAACGCCTATTTCTGCTTGCCGGGGATCGGGTCCGTGCTGAGCCTGGAGGGACGGGCGCTGAAGGCGGCGTCCGAGGGGCTGGCGGACGATCTGGTTGGCGCCGGCCTTGCGGCGACGGCGCCGACGTCCGAGCCCGCGTCGTCGGCCATGGTTCCCCGAAGGACGGCGCGCGCGGTCATCGAGACTCTGGATCCGAGCCAACGACGACGGCCCAAGGCTGGCCACTGGCTCAAGGCGATATCGGCTGGTTTTGCCAGTCGCGCCGCGGAACGTCGGCCCTTCGCCGACCGCCTTCCGCCTTTGTCCGCGCGCAAAACCCCTGACGCCGGCACGACCCTGTTGGCCGATCTCGACGCCTTCCGCCAGCTGCAGCCCTGGTTGCCTTTCGATGGAGCCTGTCTTTTTCGCAGCCACCTCCTGCGCAACTATTTGACGTCGCTGGGGCATGAGGTGGACTGGATCTTCGGGGTGCGAACCTGGCCATTCGCGGCGCACTGCTGGCTGCAGGTCGGGGACTTGGCGCTTGATGATGAGGCTGAACGTCTCGTCGCCTACCACCCGATCATGGTGCGCTAG
- a CDS encoding GntR family transcriptional regulator, translating to MRDRDPFDRTLETLRRRLAQAGPMQGAALPISGLAEELGVSPTPVREVLARLAGEELIVRTPHGYAALLHDPAQIAELYDLAGVLAAAAALSPGMDLAAFDLADPLTAAQAAPNQALARASARVQAQLAPMSVAEHELLGAAAERDGPAVAWSAGKVALARAVRRHFARRAAHSGRILAVALGLIKSPRI from the coding sequence GTGCGCGATCGCGATCCCTTCGACCGAACGCTTGAGACCCTGCGCCGTCGCTTGGCGCAAGCGGGTCCGATGCAGGGCGCGGCTCTGCCGATCAGCGGGTTGGCCGAGGAGCTCGGCGTGAGTCCGACACCCGTGCGTGAAGTCTTGGCGCGACTGGCTGGTGAGGAGTTGATCGTCAGAACCCCACACGGCTACGCCGCCTTGCTTCACGACCCAGCCCAAATCGCGGAACTCTACGATCTCGCCGGCGTCCTGGCGGCGGCTGCGGCCCTTTCCCCGGGCATGGATCTCGCCGCGTTCGATCTCGCCGATCCCCTCACCGCCGCGCAGGCCGCGCCGAACCAGGCCTTGGCGCGGGCCAGCGCTCGCGTCCAGGCGCAGTTGGCCCCGATGTCTGTCGCCGAACATGAGCTTCTGGGCGCGGCCGCGGAACGCGACGGCCCGGCCGTCGCCTGGAGCGCCGGCAAGGTCGCCTTGGCGCGCGCCGTCCGCCGCCATTTCGCGCGCCGTGCAGCCCATAGCGGCCGCATCTTGGCCGTGGCCCTGGGCCTTATCAAATCTCCCCGAATATAG
- a CDS encoding helix-turn-helix transcriptional regulator, which produces MLGSPSAPLARQARLLSQTLKLVKDERRMTSLEVAFKMGIALRTYQDFEKGKGDFDLWKIRRFAKATRSDAIGIVLAVMYGNPKIAIVVMRSKFLMTGWLGFNELWRTLGDRIHLIPAAQVLLGMRKTGEHLQQFLDRRAASFEHWLETSLDELYEDPGEADEDR; this is translated from the coding sequence ATGCTCGGCTCGCCGTCTGCGCCGCTCGCGCGCCAGGCCCGTCTGCTCTCCCAAACCTTGAAGCTGGTTAAGGACGAGCGGCGCATGACCTCGCTCGAGGTCGCCTTCAAAATGGGCATTGCGCTGCGAACCTATCAGGACTTCGAGAAGGGCAAGGGCGACTTCGACCTCTGGAAGATCCGACGTTTCGCCAAGGCCACGCGCAGTGACGCGATCGGCATCGTCCTGGCGGTGATGTACGGCAATCCGAAGATCGCCATCGTCGTGATGCGCAGCAAGTTCCTGATGACGGGGTGGCTTGGCTTCAATGAGTTGTGGCGAACGCTGGGCGACCGGATCCATCTGATCCCGGCCGCCCAGGTCCTGTTGGGAATGCGCAAGACGGGTGAACACTTGCAGCAGTTTCTGGACCGTCGCGCCGCCTCGTTCGAGCACTGGTTGGAGACGTCCCTGGACGAGCTTTACGAGGATCCCGGTGAGGCTGACGAAGACCGTTGA
- a CDS encoding DUF736 domain-containing protein, with amino-acid sequence MTTIGHFRREGDGFTGRIATLGLDVTVTLTPAEKFSPKAPDYIAQVRDQECGAAWRVSDTSGAVLSLKLDDPTWPEPVSGRIMAAEDGVLPLVWIRRADPPPAVPAPPG; translated from the coding sequence ATGACCACCATCGGCCACTTCCGTCGCGAGGGCGATGGCTTCACCGGGCGTATCGCCACGCTGGGCCTCGACGTCACCGTCACCCTGACCCCGGCCGAGAAGTTCTCGCCCAAGGCCCCCGACTACATCGCCCAGGTTCGCGACCAGGAGTGCGGCGCGGCCTGGCGCGTCAGCGACACCAGTGGCGCGGTGCTCAGCCTCAAGCTCGACGATCCCACCTGGCCCGAGCCGGTCAGCGGCCGGATCATGGCCGCCGAGGATGGCGTCCTGCCGCTCGTGTGGATCCGGCGCGCCGATCCGCCGCCGGCCGTCCCCGCGCCGCCTGGCTAG
- a CDS encoding DUF736 domain-containing protein, with the protein MATIGTFTLNADGSYTGAIHTLAINLKKVQFRPVTDKSSDKSPDYRVTAGNADLGAAWKKVSKDNNDYLSVRLDDPSFGAAINAALVVIEHVHTLVWSRSNGHKED; encoded by the coding sequence ATGGCTACCATCGGCACCTTCACCCTCAATGCTGACGGCTCGTACACGGGCGCCATCCACACCCTGGCCATCAATCTCAAGAAGGTCCAGTTCCGCCCGGTCACCGACAAGTCCAGCGACAAGAGCCCCGACTACCGGGTCACGGCCGGCAACGCCGATCTGGGCGCGGCCTGGAAGAAGGTCAGCAAGGACAACAACGACTACCTGTCGGTCCGCCTGGACGACCCGTCGTTCGGCGCCGCGATCAACGCCGCCCTGGTGGTGATCGAGCACGTCCACACCCTGGTCTGGTCGCGCAGCAACGGCCACAAGGAGGACTAA
- a CDS encoding thermonuclease family protein, with the protein MTALALLAGAVIACTAPTVHDGDTLRCGQDRIRLFGVDAPEVRRGSAAAEPLAYEARDLLAKLTRGRVGCRVVAQDRYGRSVARCWSSASPDINAAMIRSGLTTEWRAYSKGAYAAAQDEARAAGRGFWAPGAPARRAR; encoded by the coding sequence ATGACCGCCCTTGCCCTCCTCGCCGGCGCCGTGATCGCCTGCACCGCGCCCACCGTCCACGACGGCGACACCTTGCGCTGTGGCCAAGACCGCATCCGGCTGTTTGGGGTCGATGCGCCGGAAGTGCGGCGCGGATCAGCGGCAGCCGAGCCCTTGGCCTATGAAGCTCGTGACCTCCTGGCGAAGCTAACGCGCGGCCGGGTCGGCTGCCGGGTGGTGGCCCAGGACCGTTATGGGCGTTCGGTGGCCCGCTGCTGGTCCAGCGCCAGCCCCGACATCAACGCCGCCATGATCCGCTCGGGACTGACCACCGAATGGCGCGCCTACAGCAAGGGCGCCTACGCCGCCGCGCAGGACGAGGCCCGCGCGGCCGGGCGCGGGTTCTGGGCGCCCGGCGCCCCGGCCCGCCGCGCGCGATAA